The following coding sequences are from one Aggregicoccus sp. 17bor-14 window:
- a CDS encoding cellulase family glycosylhydrolase: protein MTPPRRALAVSCPVRSTGLLLLLVLACGPASSGRGGGLPDAGAVIPSCLEVDAGPVTRLAVSGPRILDEHGQEVVLRGWNWGEWGSGTEQDAIDNAAQGATVVRLPLRWWGDYPDGADAYDPSGPPYLDAAHLCQLDRNISWAVRHGLWVVLFVDSNCGQGSRERDTVAACGAAEGGAAANFSNDPEMKRRFAAAWAFLAARYAGVPRMGMYELLPEPNFTCGAHAACPDWSLFPAFYASLLPSIRASEPSIPVLVGAGAGYDLQHLDTAYIDGGTSLVYTGDLFLQAASDPGWYAALAEFRSRHDAPVFVQQVGIRKSVPDAGNIVDGLLEQLGDGGIGWTWWTYREPNAPQGQGYAPWFKGASTPWTLDRDWLQRITHHF from the coding sequence ATGACGCCTCCTCGCCGCGCGCTCGCAGTGTCCTGCCCGGTGCGCTCCACCGGGCTCCTCCTGCTGCTCGTGCTCGCCTGCGGCCCGGCGTCCTCCGGACGCGGCGGAGGCCTGCCGGATGCCGGCGCCGTCATCCCCTCCTGCCTCGAGGTGGACGCAGGCCCCGTGACGCGCCTCGCGGTGAGTGGCCCGCGCATCCTGGACGAGCACGGGCAGGAGGTGGTGCTGCGGGGGTGGAACTGGGGCGAGTGGGGCAGCGGCACGGAGCAGGACGCCATCGACAACGCCGCCCAGGGCGCCACGGTGGTGCGCCTGCCCTTGCGCTGGTGGGGGGACTACCCGGACGGCGCAGACGCCTATGACCCGAGCGGTCCTCCGTACCTGGACGCGGCGCACCTGTGCCAGCTGGACCGGAACATCTCCTGGGCGGTGCGGCACGGCCTCTGGGTGGTGCTCTTCGTGGACAGCAACTGCGGGCAGGGCAGCCGCGAGCGCGACACGGTGGCTGCCTGCGGCGCGGCGGAGGGCGGCGCGGCGGCGAACTTCTCCAACGACCCGGAGATGAAGCGGCGCTTCGCTGCGGCCTGGGCCTTCCTCGCCGCGCGCTACGCGGGCGTGCCGCGCATGGGCATGTACGAGCTGCTGCCCGAGCCCAACTTCACCTGCGGCGCCCACGCCGCCTGCCCGGACTGGAGCCTCTTTCCCGCCTTCTACGCCTCGCTGCTGCCGAGCATCCGCGCCTCCGAGCCGAGCATCCCGGTGCTGGTGGGCGCGGGCGCGGGCTACGACCTGCAGCACCTCGACACGGCGTACATCGACGGGGGCACCTCGCTCGTCTACACGGGAGACCTGTTCCTGCAGGCCGCGAGCGACCCGGGTTGGTACGCCGCGCTGGCGGAGTTCCGCAGCCGCCACGACGCGCCGGTGTTCGTGCAGCAGGTGGGCATCCGCAAGTCGGTGCCTGACGCCGGAAACATCGTGGACGGGCTGCTGGAGCAGCTGGGCGACGGTGGCATCGGCTGGACTTGGTGGACCTACCGCGAGCCCAACGCGCCCCAAGGGCAGGGCTACGCGCCCTGGTTCAAGGGGGCGAGCACGCCGTGGACGCTGGACCGGGACTGGCTGCAGCGCATCACGCACCACTTCTGA
- a CDS encoding TetR/AcrR family transcriptional regulator, whose translation MSRRTPAGPSIQPVYPNDSSRANGSIASFLHRNRILEGAARVFAKRGFRQVSVEELLEAGSVSRRTFYKYFRSKEDVLQALHAVSLQYLLERTREAMEAAPDLPGKLEAFVDTYLSFNRTDLELFRTLQAEALRPDTPLARERARVVETIAERLSDEVQAVHGRRPERWLMMGLLAGLTEVNVQLHAQGKVTPALCARARRAMLRILQAGLAPEGGPVPPLPLEPRRAVRSGA comes from the coding sequence GTGAGCAGGAGGACCCCAGCAGGCCCGAGTATACAGCCTGTATACCCGAATGATTCCTCGCGCGCGAATGGCTCGATCGCCAGCTTCCTGCACCGCAACCGCATCCTCGAGGGCGCGGCCCGGGTGTTCGCGAAGCGCGGCTTTCGCCAGGTGAGCGTGGAGGAGCTGCTGGAGGCGGGCTCGGTCTCGCGCCGCACCTTCTACAAGTACTTCCGCAGCAAGGAGGACGTGCTGCAGGCCCTGCACGCGGTCTCGCTGCAGTACCTGCTCGAGCGCACGCGCGAGGCGATGGAGGCGGCGCCGGACCTGCCCGGCAAGCTCGAAGCCTTCGTGGACACCTACCTCTCCTTCAACCGCACGGACCTCGAGCTCTTCCGCACCCTCCAGGCCGAGGCGCTGCGGCCGGACACGCCGCTCGCCCGCGAGCGCGCAAGGGTGGTGGAGACGATCGCGGAGCGCCTCTCGGACGAGGTGCAGGCGGTGCACGGCCGCCGCCCCGAGCGCTGGCTGATGATGGGGCTGCTCGCGGGGCTCACCGAGGTGAACGTGCAGCTGCACGCCCAGGGCAAGGTGACGCCGGCGCTGTGTGCGCGAGCCCGCCGCGCGATGCTGCGCATCCTGCAGGCGGGGCTCGCCCCGGAGGGGGGCCCCGTGCCGCCCCTGCCGCTGGAGCCGCGGCGCGCCGTCAGAAGTGGTGCGTGA